A single Bacillus mesophilus DNA region contains:
- a CDS encoding amino acid ABC transporter permease: protein MNLNFGQNLVPSIPYILQGIWVTLSIVALAALLGFIIGVILALFKIGRVKALHWFADAYTSIFRGTPLILQLMIIYFGLPQIIGYNIPAYVAAVAAFALNSGAYISEVIRAGIQAVDKGQREAAMALGVPYKKMMWDIVMPQAFKNILPALMNEFITLTKESAIVSVIGTADIMRRAYIVGGQKYAYFEPMLFVGLIYYLLVVVLTIIGKLVERRMRQSD from the coding sequence ATGAATTTAAATTTTGGTCAAAATCTCGTGCCCTCTATCCCTTACATATTACAAGGGATATGGGTCACTTTAAGTATCGTTGCACTTGCGGCTTTACTTGGATTTATCATAGGGGTTATTTTAGCTTTATTTAAAATTGGTCGTGTAAAGGCATTGCATTGGTTTGCTGATGCCTATACTTCAATATTCAGGGGTACGCCGTTAATTTTACAGCTAATGATTATATACTTCGGATTACCACAAATTATTGGCTATAATATCCCTGCATATGTGGCTGCTGTCGCTGCTTTTGCGTTAAATTCTGGTGCTTATATATCAGAGGTTATTCGTGCTGGTATTCAAGCGGTTGATAAAGGCCAAAGAGAAGCTGCAATGGCATTAGGTGTTCCATACAAAAAAATGATGTGGGATATTGTGATGCCGCAAGCATTTAAAAATATACTTCCAGCACTCATGAATGAATTTATTACACTGACAAAGGAGTCTGCTATCGTCTCCGTAATAGGAACAGCCGATATTATGCGGAGAGCCTATATTGTCGGTGGACAAAAGTATGCTTATTTTGAGCCGATGCTTTTTGTTGGTCTCATCTACTACCTCTTAGTTGTTGTTTTGACAATTATAGGAAAGCTTGTTGAGAGGAGGATGAGACAAAGTGATTAA
- a CDS encoding aminotransferase encodes MSNSSQFLSKTVTDMKPSGIRRFFELASTMEGVISLGVGEPDFVTSWSVREACILSLEQGHTSYTANAGLIELRREISTYLQDSFLVSYSPDSEIMVTVGASQALDLALRAVINPGDEIIIVEPTFVSYGPLVTLAGGVPVTIQTTYENGFKLKPEQIEEVISDRTKAILICSPSNPTGSVLTKAELVEISEVVKRYNLLVISDEIYAELSYDEAYTSFASIEEMYERTILVSGFSKGFAMTGWRLGYVAAPKEILQAMLKIHQYTMMCAPTMAQHAAIEALKGGKQDVQNMKKSYRQRRNYIVHSLNEIGLPCHMPGGAFYAFPSIQSTGLTSEEFAEQLLMAEKVAVVPGSVFGVSGEGYIRCSYAASMESLQEVIKRMRRFMERFGT; translated from the coding sequence ATGAGTAACTCTAGTCAATTTCTATCAAAAACAGTGACAGACATGAAGCCTTCTGGGATTCGTCGTTTTTTTGAGCTGGCTTCTACTATGGAGGGAGTCATTTCACTTGGTGTGGGAGAACCTGACTTTGTAACATCCTGGTCCGTTCGTGAGGCTTGCATTTTATCACTGGAACAAGGTCACACCTCCTATACTGCCAACGCCGGTTTAATTGAGTTGAGGAGAGAAATCTCTACGTATTTACAAGATTCATTTTTGGTTAGCTACTCACCCGATTCAGAAATTATGGTAACGGTCGGCGCAAGCCAAGCACTGGACCTTGCCCTACGTGCGGTTATTAATCCAGGTGATGAAATTATTATTGTAGAGCCTACTTTTGTATCATATGGTCCACTGGTTACATTGGCAGGTGGAGTTCCAGTCACCATTCAAACCACCTATGAAAATGGTTTTAAGCTAAAGCCTGAACAAATCGAAGAAGTTATTTCTGATCGAACAAAGGCGATTTTAATTTGCTCTCCAAGTAATCCAACAGGGAGTGTTTTAACGAAGGCTGAGCTTGTTGAGATTAGTGAAGTTGTGAAAAGATATAACCTATTAGTCATTTCAGATGAAATTTATGCGGAGCTATCTTATGACGAGGCTTATACTAGCTTTGCAAGTATAGAGGAAATGTATGAACGGACAATCTTGGTTTCTGGATTTTCAAAAGGCTTTGCAATGACAGGCTGGCGATTAGGTTATGTTGCAGCACCGAAAGAAATCCTTCAAGCCATGCTAAAAATCCACCAATATACCATGATGTGTGCACCAACGATGGCGCAACACGCTGCGATTGAGGCTCTAAAAGGCGGAAAACAAGATGTCCAGAATATGAAGAAAAGCTACCGTCAGCGAAGAAACTATATCGTGCATTCACTAAACGAAATTGGTTTGCCTTGTCATATGCCAGGTGGTGCTTTCTATGCTTTCCCATCAATCCAAAGCACAGGCCTAACCTCAGAAGAATTTGCAGAGCAACTTCTAATGGCAGAAAAGGTCGCGGTCGTACCGGGAAGTGTATTCGGGGTTAGTGGTGAAGGATATATCCGCTGTTCCTATGCAGCTTCCATGGAAAGTCTGCAAGAAGTAATCAAGAGGATGCGCAGGTTCATGGAGAGGTTTGGGACGTAG
- a CDS encoding 2OG-Fe(II) oxygenase, translating to MESKEQTIFNHIGNKINTDDRVINIIARLEEPLIVVLGNVLSDEECDELICLSKDRINRSKIGTVRGEDELRTSSSMFFQEGESDLVTRVEKRVSQIMNIPVAHGEGLQILNYKIGQEYKAHFDFFTSTNKAVTNPRISTLVMYLNDVEEGGETYFPTLKLSVSPQKGMAVYFEYFYDDQALNELTLHGGGPVIVGDKWAATQWMRRKSVR from the coding sequence ATGGAATCAAAAGAGCAAACTATTTTTAATCACATTGGTAATAAAATTAATACAGATGATCGAGTCATTAACATTATTGCAAGATTAGAAGAACCACTAATCGTTGTTTTAGGAAATGTTTTAAGCGATGAAGAATGTGATGAACTTATCTGTTTATCAAAGGACCGGATAAACCGTTCTAAGATTGGAACCGTTCGTGGAGAAGATGAACTACGAACCAGTAGTAGCATGTTTTTTCAAGAGGGTGAAAGTGATCTAGTCACTAGAGTTGAAAAAAGAGTCTCTCAAATCATGAATATCCCTGTTGCACATGGTGAAGGACTGCAAATTCTTAATTATAAAATTGGCCAAGAATATAAAGCTCACTTCGATTTCTTTACTTCCACTAACAAAGCAGTGACGAATCCTAGGATTAGTACACTCGTTATGTACTTGAATGATGTCGAGGAAGGTGGCGAGACCTACTTCCCTACTCTTAAATTATCGGTATCGCCGCAAAAAGGCATGGCTGTTTATTTCGAGTATTTCTATGACGATCAAGCCTTAAATGAACTAACCTTACATGGCGGAGGCCCTGTAATTGTTGGGGATAAATGGGCGGCTACACAGTGGATGAGAAGGAAGAGTGTGAGATAA
- a CDS encoding transposase, protein MPREARKKSSSGVYHVMLRGINKQTIFEDDQDRKRFLETLKKYKDVSKFNLYSYCLMDNHVHLLLQETEESISEVLKRISSSYVYWYNLKYERSGHLFQERFKSENVDSTASFLKVLRYIHQNPTKAGLADNVFNCKWTSINEYVGRENMIDTKKVLHLFSPDLKIAMELFIQYTSEPNQDECLDDEVRPRLSDHEVRATLKNLGVTNIALLQQMEKEKRDEAIASLKDLKGISLRQLSRVTGISKSVIQRVR, encoded by the coding sequence ATGCCAAGGGAAGCAAGAAAAAAGAGTAGTAGTGGTGTGTATCATGTTATGTTAAGAGGAATCAACAAACAAACGATTTTCGAAGATGACCAAGACAGAAAAAGGTTTCTAGAAACACTGAAGAAATATAAAGATGTAAGCAAATTCAATTTGTATAGCTATTGTCTAATGGACAATCATGTACACCTTTTGCTACAAGAGACCGAAGAATCCATCTCCGAAGTGTTAAAAAGAATCAGTTCAAGCTATGTATATTGGTACAACTTGAAATATGAGCGAAGTGGGCATTTGTTTCAAGAGCGATTTAAGAGTGAAAATGTTGATAGTACAGCTTCTTTTCTTAAGGTTCTCCGATATATCCATCAAAACCCTACAAAAGCAGGATTAGCAGATAATGTGTTCAATTGTAAATGGACAAGCATCAACGAATATGTTGGTAGAGAGAATATGATTGATACCAAGAAAGTTCTCCACTTATTCTCTCCCGATCTGAAAATCGCAATGGAACTGTTTATTCAATATACGAGTGAACCTAATCAGGATGAATGCTTAGACGATGAGGTCAGACCTAGACTGTCCGATCATGAGGTGCGTGCGACTCTTAAAAACCTAGGGGTAACCAATATTGCACTACTTCAACAGATGGAAAAAGAAAAACGAGATGAAGCCATCGCTAGCCTCAAAGATCTCAAGGGTATTTCGTTGAGACAATTATCAAGAGTCACAGGTATTTCCAAAAGTGTAATACAGCGTGTACGTTAA
- a CDS encoding transporter substrate-binding domain-containing protein, which yields MNVKKIFMGIIMSVLMAGILAACGGANENGNGGEAKKLVMLTSADYPPYEFIDTEKGNEIVGFDVDIARYITEELGYELDIVDMDFTTLITAMNSEKGDFILAGMTPTPDRMENADFSDVYFTAKHLIVSEKASGIESIEDLAGKTVGVQTGSIQEGEAEKIKETVDITIETRNRVPELVQEILAGRFDAAIIEDTVAAGHFKNNPDLVGFAIEETGEAAGSAIAFPKDSELTDEFNRVLNEMKENGELDKLILKWFGGEE from the coding sequence ATGAATGTAAAGAAAATATTTATGGGAATTATTATGTCAGTATTAATGGCAGGGATTCTGGCAGCTTGTGGCGGTGCAAACGAAAACGGAAATGGTGGCGAAGCAAAAAAATTAGTTATGCTAACATCTGCTGACTATCCGCCATATGAGTTCATTGATACTGAAAAGGGAAATGAAATTGTTGGGTTTGATGTAGATATTGCGAGATACATTACTGAAGAACTTGGATATGAGCTTGATATTGTCGATATGGATTTTACAACTTTAATCACAGCCATGAATTCTGAAAAAGGTGATTTTATTTTAGCAGGAATGACACCAACACCTGATCGTATGGAAAACGCAGATTTCTCAGATGTATATTTTACGGCTAAACATCTAATTGTTTCAGAAAAAGCATCTGGCATTGAATCAATTGAAGACTTAGCTGGTAAGACTGTTGGGGTACAAACAGGCTCTATTCAAGAAGGCGAAGCGGAAAAGATTAAAGAAACAGTTGATATTACGATTGAGACGCGTAACCGTGTACCAGAATTAGTTCAAGAAATTTTAGCTGGACGTTTTGACGCTGCAATCATTGAGGATACAGTTGCTGCCGGTCACTTTAAGAATAATCCAGATTTAGTTGGATTCGCAATTGAGGAAACAGGAGAAGCAGCAGGATCGGCTATTGCATTTCCTAAAGATAGTGAATTAACTGATGAGTTCAACCGGGTATTAAATGAAATGAAAGAAAATGGTGAGCTTGATAAGCTAATTCTTAAATGGTTTGGTGGAGAAGAGTAA
- a CDS encoding Lrp/AsnC family transcriptional regulator, translating into MKFTEKELEILEILEKDSRLPVDTIAKMVELESDTVTTIIKRFEDLKIVVAYNTQINWRKIDRPEVVSAMIDVKVSPKRDVGFDEIAERIYRFPEVKSVYLMSGAYDLSVVVEGHSLSQVGSFVSERLSTLDSVLSTTTHFVMKKYKHDGVIFDDHDKDKRIVVSP; encoded by the coding sequence ATGAAGTTTACTGAGAAAGAACTTGAGATATTAGAGATTCTTGAAAAGGATAGTCGGTTACCGGTTGATACGATTGCTAAGATGGTTGAGCTTGAATCTGATACGGTAACTACTATTATAAAAAGGTTTGAAGATTTAAAGATTGTGGTCGCCTATAATACACAAATTAACTGGCGTAAAATAGATCGTCCTGAAGTTGTTTCTGCCATGATTGATGTGAAGGTATCACCAAAGCGTGATGTTGGTTTTGATGAAATTGCTGAAAGAATTTATCGTTTTCCTGAGGTGAAATCTGTTTATCTGATGTCTGGGGCTTATGATTTGTCAGTAGTGGTTGAAGGTCACTCATTATCACAGGTGGGGAGCTTTGTGTCTGAGAGGCTTTCTACTTTAGATTCGGTCCTTTCCACTACCACACATTTTGTGATGAAAAAGTATAAGCATGATGGTGTTATTTTTGATGATCACGATAAAGACAAACGAATTGTGGTATCCCCATAA
- the purT gene encoding phosphoribosylglycinamide formyltransferase 2: MFKPKKVLLLGSGELGKEVIIEAQRLGVETVAVDRYEHAPAMQVAHKSYVVDMLDPLALRAVVEQEMPDLIVPEIEAIATVELIKLEEEGFHVIPTARAAKLTMDREGIRRLAAEELGLPTANYKFADTYEEFVAGAHEIGFPCVVKPLMSSSGKGQSVCRTSDDLNQCWQIAMEGGRVQNGRVIIEEFITFDSEITLLTVRAVNGTMFCSPIGHIQKEGDYIESWQPHDMTEQQIIEAQKVAKAITDELGGFGLFGVELFLSGDKVYFSEVSPRPHDTGLVTLVTQNLSEFALHMRAILGFPIPEITLVTPGASRPLKATEELENYTIEGVDQALAVSNTQVRIFGKPVTKVGRRIAVTLSIAESVEEARVNAKRALDCLSVSDS; encoded by the coding sequence ATGTTTAAGCCGAAAAAGGTGTTATTGCTAGGATCTGGAGAATTAGGGAAGGAAGTAATCATTGAAGCACAACGTCTGGGTGTTGAGACGGTTGCTGTTGATCGCTATGAACATGCACCAGCTATGCAGGTTGCTCATAAAAGCTATGTAGTTGATATGTTAGATCCGTTAGCGTTGAGAGCGGTAGTGGAGCAGGAAATGCCGGATTTAATTGTTCCGGAGATTGAGGCAATTGCCACAGTTGAGTTGATTAAGCTTGAAGAAGAAGGGTTTCATGTTATCCCGACGGCTAGGGCAGCAAAATTAACTATGGATCGTGAAGGTATTAGAAGATTAGCCGCTGAAGAGCTAGGACTTCCAACGGCTAATTATAAATTTGCTGATACATATGAGGAGTTCGTAGCAGGGGCACATGAAATTGGGTTTCCTTGTGTGGTGAAGCCGCTGATGAGTTCATCTGGAAAAGGCCAAAGTGTTTGTCGCACTTCAGATGATCTGAATCAGTGCTGGCAGATTGCCATGGAAGGTGGAAGAGTGCAAAACGGAAGAGTGATTATTGAAGAGTTCATCACGTTTGACTCAGAAATTACACTTCTTACTGTTAGGGCTGTTAATGGGACTATGTTCTGTTCACCGATTGGCCATATTCAAAAGGAAGGCGATTATATTGAATCTTGGCAGCCTCATGATATGACTGAACAGCAAATTATTGAAGCTCAAAAAGTTGCTAAAGCTATTACTGATGAACTTGGAGGGTTTGGCTTATTTGGAGTGGAGCTTTTCCTGTCAGGAGATAAAGTGTACTTCAGTGAGGTTTCTCCTCGTCCACATGATACAGGTTTAGTTACCCTTGTTACGCAAAATTTATCAGAGTTTGCGCTACATATGAGAGCTATTCTAGGTTTTCCAATTCCAGAAATTACTCTTGTTACACCTGGAGCGAGCCGACCGTTAAAAGCAACAGAGGAGTTAGAAAATTATACGATTGAAGGAGTAGACCAAGCTTTGGCAGTATCGAATACTCAAGTGCGTATTTTTGGAAAACCTGTAACGAAAGTAGGCCGAAGAATTGCCGTCACACTATCAATTGCAGAGTCAGTAGAGGAAGCGCGTGTGAATGCGAAGAGAGCGCTGGATTGCTTAAGTGTTAGTGATAGTTAG
- a CDS encoding MFS transporter: MTEKEMAKRNLYIMWFANFFIAGSMTMVLPFLSLYIETFGDFSPAYVQHWSGWTFGITFVTAFIFSPIWGRLGDQYGRKRILIFTSTLLGISIFLMGFVNSVGELFFLRLFMGVCTGFISLSQAYISTQTPKEIAGRVMGTLQTGSITGALFGPMIGGVLADSIGFSATFQSVAIFIFISAVLVTLTKEYKIGSKAERSKRFTRKEVLAHIARNPVLVTVLFISILVQVAHFSIQPILSLYVSELHGPENIAFFSGVVFSAAGLGNLMMSRRWGSLADNIGYIKVLIILLIIAAVVYLPGAFVTNIWQLTIIRFFLGIAIGGIVPVRIAYIRQEAPISMQGEVLGYNTSLRFFGNIIGPFMGGMISAYFGFSAVFFITSGLLFVSAVVLYVAMNRHLKVVDANQPVKQSG, from the coding sequence ATGACAGAGAAGGAAATGGCAAAAAGAAATTTATATATCATGTGGTTTGCCAATTTCTTTATTGCCGGAAGTATGACGATGGTATTACCGTTTCTATCGTTATACATTGAAACGTTCGGAGATTTTTCTCCTGCTTATGTACAGCATTGGTCGGGGTGGACATTTGGAATTACCTTTGTAACAGCATTTATTTTTTCTCCAATCTGGGGAAGACTCGGAGATCAATACGGAAGAAAGCGGATATTGATATTCACTTCAACACTATTAGGTATCTCGATTTTCTTAATGGGCTTTGTTAACAGTGTAGGGGAGTTATTTTTCTTACGTCTATTCATGGGTGTTTGTACAGGATTTATTTCCTTATCACAGGCCTATATTTCAACCCAAACGCCGAAAGAAATTGCCGGACGTGTGATGGGGACACTGCAAACCGGGAGTATTACAGGAGCTCTGTTTGGTCCGATGATCGGTGGAGTGTTAGCTGATTCAATTGGATTTTCAGCAACCTTTCAGTCAGTAGCTATATTTATCTTCATTTCTGCCGTTTTAGTAACGCTCACAAAAGAATACAAGATTGGTAGTAAAGCAGAGAGAAGCAAACGTTTTACAAGGAAAGAAGTTCTTGCTCATATCGCGAGAAATCCTGTGTTAGTAACGGTGCTCTTTATCTCGATTCTTGTGCAAGTAGCTCACTTTAGCATTCAGCCAATCTTATCACTATACGTGAGCGAACTACATGGACCTGAAAATATCGCATTTTTCTCTGGAGTAGTCTTTTCAGCAGCGGGACTTGGGAATCTGATGATGTCTCGCAGATGGGGTAGCCTAGCTGATAATATTGGTTATATCAAGGTGTTAATTATCTTGCTAATCATCGCGGCGGTCGTGTACTTACCAGGTGCATTTGTAACGAACATTTGGCAGCTTACCATCATCCGATTCTTCCTGGGTATTGCAATCGGAGGGATCGTTCCAGTTAGAATTGCATACATTCGCCAAGAAGCCCCAATATCCATGCAAGGCGAGGTGCTCGGCTATAACACAAGTCTACGATTCTTCGGAAACATCATCGGACCTTTCATGGGCGGGATGATCTCAGCCTACTTCGGATTCTCGGCGGTGTTCTTCATTACTAGCGGACTATTATTTGTCAGTGCTGTCGTTCTCTATGTAGCTATGAACCGACACTTGAAGGTAGTGGATGCGAACCAACCTGTCAAGCAGAGCGGGTAA
- a CDS encoding DMT family transporter, producing the protein MEKEKKYPIYIILFFVMVAWGFNVVGTKVLVSVFPPVTITSFRIFTAGIAAFIILAFIKKVRLPSKREFKFILIAAIFNVFAHQYFLSMGLTVASATNAGLILGLSPLLTTLFAWMFLGSRITTIRMIGITSGLLGVFFIVLNKGSFSSISTGDIYVFLSVVTIAISFIMIKKVSNTLDPRLMTAYMLIIGSVLLFFLSLFLEPTGLQQMSQETGFIWLLFFASAVISTALGHMFYNYGIGKVGAAEASIFTNLNPFFAIVGGAVFLKEIITMNQITGFIFIIIGVILASGAYEEIQNSRKRKQAMAV; encoded by the coding sequence ATGGAGAAGGAGAAAAAATACCCGATTTATATTATTTTGTTTTTTGTTATGGTTGCCTGGGGCTTTAATGTCGTGGGGACAAAGGTGTTGGTGTCGGTTTTTCCACCTGTTACGATTACTTCTTTTAGAATATTTACAGCTGGGATTGCCGCGTTTATCATCCTAGCCTTTATTAAAAAGGTTCGTTTACCATCGAAAAGGGAGTTTAAGTTTATCTTGATTGCCGCAATTTTTAACGTTTTTGCGCATCAATACTTTTTATCGATGGGGTTAACAGTAGCATCAGCCACAAACGCTGGTCTTATTTTAGGGCTGAGCCCGCTCCTAACTACCCTTTTTGCATGGATGTTTTTAGGAAGTCGAATTACTACGATCCGAATGATTGGAATTACTTCAGGTTTACTGGGTGTCTTTTTTATTGTACTTAATAAAGGTAGTTTTAGCAGTATTTCAACCGGAGACATTTACGTGTTTTTATCCGTCGTGACGATTGCGATTAGCTTTATTATGATTAAAAAAGTATCTAACACCTTGGATCCACGATTAATGACAGCTTACATGCTAATCATCGGATCTGTTCTTTTATTCTTCCTTAGCCTCTTCTTGGAGCCAACAGGATTACAGCAAATGAGTCAAGAAACTGGTTTCATTTGGCTGCTATTCTTTGCATCTGCTGTTATTTCCACAGCATTAGGGCATATGTTTTATAACTATGGAATCGGAAAAGTTGGAGCAGCAGAAGCCTCTATCTTTACAAATCTAAATCCGTTCTTTGCTATCGTAGGTGGAGCAGTTTTCCTTAAAGAGATTATTACCATGAATCAAATAACAGGATTTATCTTTATCATAATCGGAGTCATACTCGCATCCGGAGCATATGAAGAAATCCAAAACAGTAGGAAACGAAAACAAGCTATGGCGGTGTAG
- a CDS encoding ATP-binding cassette domain-containing protein, with protein sequence MIKIEGLHKSFGKLEVLKGISTKINQGDVVAIVGPSGSGKSTLLRCMNLLEVPTSGQVWIGDQEVTNAKTDIMTVRQNVGMVFQHFHLFPHMTVLENIMYAPINVKGLGKSEVETIGRDLLKKVGLSEKADEYPVRLSGGQKQRVAIARALAMSPQVILFDEPTSALDPEMVKEVLEVMKSLAHTGMTMAIVTHEMGFAREVADRVLFLDEGVLVEDAPPSEFFSAPKSKRAKEFLEKML encoded by the coding sequence GTGATTAAAATAGAAGGTTTACATAAATCTTTTGGGAAGCTAGAGGTATTGAAAGGAATTTCAACGAAAATAAACCAAGGTGACGTTGTAGCAATTGTCGGTCCATCTGGTTCAGGTAAATCTACTCTACTCCGTTGCATGAACTTATTAGAGGTTCCAACAAGTGGACAGGTGTGGATTGGGGACCAAGAAGTTACAAACGCCAAAACCGATATAATGACTGTTCGCCAAAATGTAGGGATGGTATTTCAACATTTTCATCTATTTCCTCATATGACGGTACTAGAAAATATTATGTATGCTCCAATAAACGTTAAGGGACTTGGTAAATCAGAGGTAGAAACGATCGGACGTGACCTACTGAAAAAAGTAGGCTTGTCTGAGAAAGCAGATGAATATCCCGTTCGATTATCTGGTGGGCAAAAGCAGCGTGTTGCTATTGCAAGAGCCCTTGCGATGTCACCACAGGTAATTCTGTTTGATGAACCGACCTCTGCACTCGATCCTGAGATGGTAAAGGAAGTATTAGAGGTTATGAAATCATTAGCTCATACAGGAATGACAATGGCCATCGTTACACATGAAATGGGCTTTGCTCGAGAAGTAGCAGATCGAGTCTTGTTCTTAGACGAAGGTGTGCTTGTTGAGGATGCTCCTCCGAGTGAATTCTTTTCAGCACCAAAAAGTAAAAGAGCAAAAGAATTCTTGGAAAAAATGCTTTAA
- a CDS encoding sensor histidine kinase produces MDFVYINYNILDNLFYILVSILIYFVLIDHVKVFKQYTKTILTFCMSVPIILCMKFPIYIDEYCVHDLRSIPFILATLYGGWPVGLAMLIILLAARFAIYGFNLLTLIVYIVIFLATALCSPSFNKFNRRDQLTFAFFLTLFLGIVSTVLAVTMSDFFKVTQAYVFYFIILPPIVVVMSIYIFGFLKDSLSIRSQIVKLEKMEVVSQLAASISHEVRNPLTVVKGYVHLLKQPTLSLEEKDQYLVHVDRELKSAEKIISEYLAFAKPATEQIEDISVDYEIKNVIEIIKPLANINSIRITEEITPGTTRGNVQHFKQCLLNLFKNSIEAMPYGGELGIISFKEGNNLIIKIIDSGIGMTQEQVYRFGEPYYSSKEKGTGLGSMVIVRTIETMNGKLKIKSTPQVGTTMIIKLPLY; encoded by the coding sequence ATGGATTTTGTTTATATCAATTATAATATCTTAGATAACCTATTTTACATTTTGGTCAGTATACTAATCTATTTTGTATTAATTGACCATGTGAAGGTGTTTAAGCAATATACCAAAACCATTCTGACTTTTTGTATGAGTGTTCCAATCATCCTTTGTATGAAATTTCCAATTTATATTGATGAATATTGTGTTCACGATCTAAGGAGTATTCCGTTCATACTTGCTACTTTGTATGGAGGTTGGCCAGTTGGATTAGCAATGCTAATTATTTTGTTAGCTGCTAGGTTTGCCATTTATGGTTTTAATTTATTAACATTAATTGTTTATATCGTCATCTTTCTAGCTACGGCTTTGTGTTCTCCTAGTTTTAATAAATTTAATAGAAGAGATCAGCTGACTTTTGCTTTTTTCCTGACCTTATTTTTAGGTATAGTCTCAACAGTATTGGCAGTTACTATGTCAGATTTTTTTAAAGTAACACAAGCTTATGTATTTTATTTTATTATTCTTCCACCCATTGTTGTGGTGATGTCTATTTATATTTTTGGTTTCTTAAAAGATTCACTGTCTATTCGCTCGCAAATTGTAAAGTTAGAAAAGATGGAGGTCGTTAGCCAGCTGGCTGCTAGTATTTCGCATGAGGTTCGCAATCCTTTAACAGTTGTAAAAGGATATGTCCATCTATTAAAACAGCCTACCCTTTCTCTTGAAGAAAAGGACCAATACCTTGTACATGTTGATCGAGAGCTTAAAAGTGCTGAAAAGATTATTAGTGAATATTTAGCTTTTGCCAAGCCTGCCACTGAGCAAATAGAGGATATTTCAGTTGATTATGAAATCAAAAATGTAATTGAAATCATAAAACCATTAGCAAACATTAATTCAATTAGGATCACAGAAGAGATAACCCCTGGTACCACGAGGGGAAATGTTCAACATTTTAAGCAATGCCTTCTTAATTTATTTAAAAATAGTATAGAGGCCATGCCTTACGGTGGAGAGCTTGGGATCATTTCTTTTAAAGAGGGTAACAATCTTATCATCAAAATTATAGACAGTGGTATTGGGATGACTCAAGAACAGGTATATCGTTTTGGAGAACCTTATTATAGCTCAAAAGAAAAGGGAACTGGGTTAGGGTCAATGGTCATCGTAAGAACCATCGAAACAATGAATGGAAAACTTAAAATCAAAAGCACACCTCAAGTAGGCACAACTATGATAATTAAGTTACCTTTATATTAG